The Mycolicibacterium flavescens genome has a segment encoding these proteins:
- the nuoN gene encoding NADH dehydrogenase subunit N: protein MTLTPPTVEYGLVCPMLIVFGVAIAGVLVEAFLPRKHRYASQLVLCFGGLAAALVAVVVLARTLHGSIGRSAVMGAVVIDSPALFLQGTILLVGVLGVLLIAERQVGTEVADGGRRGLDGFTPQASAVPGSVAEQVATKAGVIQTEVFPLTMFAIGGMLLFPASDDLLTMFIALEILSLPLYLLCGLARKRRLLSQEAALKYFLLGAFSSAFFLYGVAMLYGYAGTLDLVGIAEAVAAGSGKTSLALIGIGLVLVGVLFKVGAVPFHSWVPDVYQGAPTPITAFMAAATKIAAFGALLRVFYVALPELRDDWRPVLWAIAILTMVVGTVAAVTQADVKRMLAYSAVSHTGFILTGVIAANEAGLSSTLFYLFAYGFSTVGAFAVVGLVRDGVGEEDTAMARWAGLGRRYPIVGVVFSLFLLAFAGIPLTSGFVAKFAVFKAAGEGGAMPLVVVGVLASAIAAYFYVRVIVLMFFTDPPENPPTLVVPSALSTTVVTVTAAVTFALGALPQPLLDLANNADQFLR, encoded by the coding sequence ATGACCCTCACCCCGCCGACCGTCGAATACGGTCTGGTCTGCCCGATGCTCATCGTGTTCGGGGTCGCCATCGCGGGCGTCCTCGTCGAGGCGTTCCTGCCGCGGAAGCACCGGTACGCGAGCCAACTGGTGCTCTGCTTCGGGGGCCTGGCGGCCGCCCTGGTCGCCGTGGTGGTGCTCGCACGTACCCTGCACGGCTCCATCGGCCGCTCGGCCGTGATGGGTGCGGTCGTCATCGACTCCCCCGCGCTGTTCCTGCAGGGCACCATCCTGCTCGTCGGTGTGCTCGGGGTCCTGCTGATCGCTGAGCGACAGGTCGGCACCGAGGTCGCCGACGGTGGTCGCCGCGGCCTGGACGGATTCACCCCCCAGGCGTCGGCCGTACCCGGCAGCGTCGCCGAACAAGTGGCCACCAAGGCCGGCGTGATCCAGACTGAGGTCTTCCCGCTGACGATGTTCGCCATCGGCGGCATGCTGCTGTTCCCGGCATCCGATGACCTACTGACCATGTTCATCGCGCTGGAGATCCTGTCGCTGCCGCTGTACCTGTTGTGCGGTCTGGCGCGCAAGCGTCGCCTGCTATCCCAAGAAGCAGCGCTGAAATACTTTCTGCTGGGTGCATTCTCGTCGGCGTTCTTCCTCTACGGCGTGGCCATGCTGTACGGATACGCCGGTACGTTGGATCTGGTCGGTATCGCGGAGGCTGTCGCCGCAGGATCGGGTAAGACATCGCTGGCCCTGATCGGGATCGGACTGGTACTGGTCGGCGTGCTGTTCAAAGTCGGTGCCGTCCCGTTCCACAGCTGGGTTCCCGACGTGTATCAGGGCGCGCCGACTCCGATCACGGCGTTCATGGCTGCGGCGACGAAGATCGCCGCATTCGGCGCGTTGCTGCGCGTGTTCTACGTCGCGCTGCCCGAACTGCGCGACGACTGGCGACCCGTGCTGTGGGCGATCGCGATCCTGACGATGGTGGTCGGCACCGTGGCAGCGGTGACCCAGGCCGACGTCAAGCGGATGCTGGCGTATTCGGCGGTGTCGCACACCGGTTTCATCCTCACCGGTGTGATTGCCGCGAACGAGGCGGGACTGTCGTCGACGCTGTTCTATCTGTTCGCATACGGCTTCAGCACCGTGGGAGCGTTCGCCGTGGTCGGCCTGGTTCGCGACGGTGTCGGCGAGGAGGATACCGCGATGGCCCGGTGGGCCGGCCTCGGGCGGCGATACCCCATTGTGGGCGTGGTGTTTTCGCTGTTCCTCCTCGCGTTCGCCGGGATCCCGCTGACCAGCGGCTTCGTGGCGAAGTTCGCGGTGTTCAAGGCAGCCGGCGAGGGCGGAGCGATGCCGCTGGTGGTTGTCGGCGTCCTCGCAAGCGCGATCGCCGCATACTTCTATGTGCGGGTGATCGTGTTGATGTTCTTCACCGATCCGCCCGAGAACCCCCCGACGCTGGTGGTGCCGAGTGCGCTCAGCACGACGGTCGTGACGGTGACCGCGGCGGTCACGTTCGCACTGGGCGCGCTGCCGCAACCGCTTCTGGATCTGGCCAACAACGCCGACCAGTTCCTGCGTTAG
- the bm3R1_2 gene encoding TetR family transcriptional regulator — protein MTTPGPGRPRSKDLDTAILRAALDMFVERGIAGMSIEQVAKRAGVGKPTIYRRWSGKEQLVADAIETHVSTDIQWPTREEITAGGIHDLVRHNISGAARTATDARFRALIAQIYGSAVTHPELLRTYWDRYIQPRRNLAFAMLEQAQRDGEVDEDADLDVLVDMLAGAVTYRVLQPNPLTERQMRRYLESAYRQVGLLSRD, from the coding sequence ATGACGACGCCGGGTCCGGGCCGGCCACGCAGCAAGGACCTCGACACCGCCATCTTGCGGGCGGCGCTCGACATGTTCGTCGAACGCGGGATCGCGGGTATGAGCATCGAGCAGGTGGCCAAACGCGCCGGCGTCGGCAAACCCACGATCTACCGCCGTTGGTCGGGAAAGGAGCAACTCGTCGCGGATGCGATCGAAACGCATGTGAGCACGGACATACAGTGGCCCACCCGCGAGGAGATCACCGCCGGTGGCATCCATGATCTGGTGCGACACAACATATCCGGAGCCGCTCGCACGGCGACCGATGCTCGCTTCCGCGCATTGATCGCGCAGATCTACGGGTCGGCCGTCACGCATCCGGAGCTGTTGCGGACGTACTGGGACCGCTACATCCAGCCCCGCCGTAACCTTGCCTTCGCCATGCTCGAGCAAGCGCAGCGCGACGGCGAGGTCGACGAGGACGCCGACCTCGACGTTCTCGTGGACATGCTGGCCGGCGCGGTGACCTATCGGGTTCTGCAACCGAATCCGCTGACCGAGCGGCAGATGCGGCGCTACCTCGAATCCGCCTACCGTCAGGTCGGCCTGCTGTCCCGCGACTAA
- the pcpB_3 gene encoding FAD-binding monooxygenase, which produces MDSDVLVVGAGPTGLAAACGLLLQGVRVRVIDAAAAPATTSRANFLHARGSEVLDRLGALGDLPEQSVRAMSILTYLGDKPIMRIRFGDPGMDTAAPPMVISQAAVEAALRDRLTELGGEISWDTELTDVHQHGGTVTAVLAGGNDLTADWLIGCDGASSATRRAADIDFPGVRLTERFLLADLRIDWNLDRSGTTGWLHQDGMLGAMPMPDGLWRIIAYDPHSGQQKPTDDEILARLNRIIPERTGRSAPIEHAEWLSMFSVHRRLATTYRRGRVLIAGDAAHTHAPFGGQGMLTGLGDAENLAWKLALVTAGAADEKLLDTYEAERRPLATEVLRNTSAVTKVNVAQSSIGRFIRDRVVVPVMNLPAVQRWVTYRTSQLWVTYRRGPLADRSCRLSGLRPGDRVPGISGDELHGCWGLLGADDNLARIVTEHLGETRVAVIDRRIDGDPMLVRPDGHLAWRGRQPKALRRWLSRALATGSVR; this is translated from the coding sequence ATGGATTCCGACGTTCTCGTGGTCGGGGCAGGGCCGACAGGTCTGGCGGCCGCTTGTGGTCTGCTGCTGCAGGGTGTCCGTGTCCGGGTGATCGACGCGGCGGCCGCGCCCGCCACCACGTCGCGCGCCAACTTCCTGCACGCCCGCGGCTCCGAGGTGCTCGACCGTCTGGGTGCGCTCGGCGACCTTCCCGAACAGTCGGTGCGTGCGATGAGCATCCTGACCTACCTGGGCGACAAGCCGATCATGCGCATCCGCTTCGGCGACCCCGGTATGGACACCGCCGCACCACCGATGGTGATCTCCCAAGCGGCGGTCGAGGCCGCTCTCCGGGACCGGCTCACCGAACTGGGTGGTGAAATCAGTTGGGACACAGAGCTTACCGATGTCCACCAGCACGGCGGGACCGTCACGGCCGTCCTCGCCGGTGGGAACGACCTCACCGCCGATTGGCTGATCGGCTGCGACGGGGCGAGCAGCGCCACCCGCCGCGCCGCGGACATCGACTTCCCCGGAGTGCGCCTCACCGAACGCTTCCTGCTCGCCGACCTCCGCATCGACTGGAACCTCGACCGCTCAGGCACGACCGGCTGGCTACACCAGGACGGCATGCTCGGAGCGATGCCGATGCCAGACGGTCTGTGGCGCATCATCGCCTACGATCCGCATTCGGGGCAGCAAAAGCCCACGGACGATGAGATTCTCGCGCGGTTGAACCGGATCATTCCCGAGCGCACCGGCCGCTCTGCGCCGATCGAGCACGCGGAATGGCTGTCGATGTTCAGCGTGCACCGCCGATTGGCGACAACCTACCGGCGTGGCCGGGTGCTGATCGCAGGGGACGCGGCGCACACGCATGCGCCGTTCGGCGGACAGGGGATGCTGACGGGTCTCGGGGACGCCGAGAACCTTGCGTGGAAACTGGCGCTCGTCACGGCGGGCGCCGCCGACGAGAAGCTGCTCGACACATACGAGGCTGAACGACGTCCGCTCGCCACGGAGGTGTTGCGCAACACGAGCGCGGTCACCAAAGTCAATGTGGCGCAGAGCAGCATCGGCCGCTTCATTCGCGACCGTGTCGTGGTCCCGGTGATGAACCTGCCCGCAGTGCAGCGTTGGGTGACCTACCGCACCTCGCAGTTGTGGGTGACGTACCGCCGGGGTCCGTTGGCGGATCGGTCTTGCCGGTTGTCAGGCCTGCGTCCGGGGGACCGCGTGCCCGGGATTTCGGGCGACGAACTACACGGGTGCTGGGGGCTTTTGGGGGCCGACGACAATCTGGCGAGGATCGTGACCGAGCACCTCGGCGAGACCCGGGTCGCCGTCATCGATCGGCGCATCGATGGCGATCCCATGCTGGTGCGCCCCGACGGCCACCTCGCCTGGCGTGGAAGACAGCCAAAGGCGTTGCGCCGATGGTTGAGTCGTGCGCTGGCAACAGGCAGCGTGCGATGA
- the echA8_16 gene encoding enoyl-CoA hydratase/carnithine racemase, whose amino-acid sequence MTEPLVLVDDRGPVRVLTLNRPEARNALSRGLIKATYSALTEADADESVNAVVLTGTDPAFCAGVDLKEAQRDGLSYFEEFRSQSCIAATGKMRTPIVGAINGATFTGGLEMALGCDFLIASERAVFADTHARVGILPGGGMTARLPQVVGLAMARRLSMTGEVVDAARAERIGLITEVVAHDRLVDRAVELAVQIAEVPASVMLGLKEIYTTGAAAVIDPALAAEEKIAFAQHRDFAGLGDRFQAISERNKRQIDS is encoded by the coding sequence ATGACCGAACCGCTGGTGCTCGTCGACGACCGTGGTCCCGTGCGGGTGCTGACCCTCAACCGGCCGGAGGCTCGAAACGCCTTGAGTCGCGGACTGATCAAGGCCACTTACAGCGCGCTCACCGAGGCCGACGCCGACGAGTCCGTCAACGCCGTGGTCCTCACCGGCACAGACCCCGCGTTCTGCGCCGGCGTCGACCTCAAGGAGGCACAACGCGACGGCCTGAGCTATTTCGAGGAGTTTCGGTCGCAGAGTTGCATCGCCGCGACGGGCAAGATGCGCACACCGATCGTCGGCGCCATCAACGGCGCGACCTTCACCGGCGGGCTGGAGATGGCGCTGGGCTGCGATTTCCTCATCGCCTCCGAACGCGCCGTGTTCGCCGACACGCACGCCAGGGTCGGCATCCTGCCCGGAGGCGGCATGACGGCCCGACTCCCCCAGGTGGTCGGGCTGGCGATGGCACGGCGGCTGTCGATGACCGGCGAGGTCGTCGATGCCGCGCGCGCTGAGCGCATCGGCCTGATCACCGAGGTCGTCGCCCACGACCGGTTGGTCGACCGCGCCGTCGAACTGGCTGTGCAGATCGCCGAGGTGCCTGCGTCAGTCATGCTCGGCCTGAAGGAGATCTACACGACGGGCGCGGCCGCGGTGATCGATCCCGCGCTGGCCGCCGAGGAGAAGATCGCGTTCGCCCAGCACCGCGATTTCGCCGGCCTCGGCGACCGGTTCCAGGCCATCTCGGAGCGCAACAAGCGCCAGATCGACAGCTGA
- a CDS encoding putative LmbE-like protein, whose amino-acid sequence MFDAFPSDWRSALVLVPHPDDPEYGCAAAVAKWTSEGRRVHYALASRGEAGIAGMALEQAGPLREHEQMRSAAVVGVADVRFWEFPDGEIRNSPELRARIVQAISELQPDVVISIYGGPEWSPGAPNQRDHIEFAAAVVEAYDSLPHPPRWLFQNGPQATHVEVIDDGAFERAVTSLAEHRVYLSMLDPHTPITVHARKQLESTTAPRPELGGSRTVEFILLRQRR is encoded by the coding sequence GTGTTTGACGCGTTCCCCTCCGATTGGCGTTCCGCGTTGGTGCTGGTGCCGCACCCCGACGATCCGGAGTACGGGTGCGCCGCGGCGGTGGCGAAGTGGACTTCTGAGGGCAGGCGGGTCCATTACGCACTGGCGAGTCGCGGCGAAGCGGGCATCGCGGGGATGGCCCTCGAACAGGCCGGCCCGCTGCGAGAGCACGAACAGATGCGATCGGCAGCGGTCGTCGGTGTGGCCGACGTCCGGTTCTGGGAGTTTCCGGACGGCGAGATCCGCAACAGCCCCGAACTGCGGGCCAGGATCGTCCAGGCGATCAGTGAACTCCAGCCCGATGTGGTGATCAGCATCTACGGAGGTCCCGAGTGGTCGCCCGGCGCGCCCAACCAGCGCGATCACATCGAGTTCGCCGCGGCCGTCGTCGAGGCCTACGACAGCCTGCCCCACCCGCCGCGCTGGCTGTTTCAGAACGGGCCGCAGGCAACGCACGTCGAGGTGATCGACGACGGAGCCTTCGAGCGTGCGGTCACGTCACTTGCCGAGCACAGGGTTTACCTGTCGATGCTCGACCCGCACACCCCGATCACGGTGCACGCGCGCAAACAGCTGGAGTCGACGACGGCCCCGCGCCCCGAGCTCGGCGGCAGCCGCACAGTCGAATTCATCCTGCTGCGCCAACGCCGCTAA
- a CDS encoding transcriptional regulator, with translation MKPDASPVDKTPGAGRPRDPRIDAAILRATADLLAEIGYSNLTIAAVAERAGTTKTALYRRWSSKAELVHEAAFPAAPTAIATPPGDIAADIRAMLTATRDVFASPVVRAALPGLIADMVADDELNVRVMDRFTGVFAAVRDRVADAVRRGEVYPDVDPDRLVEVIGGATLLRMLLRPGEPLGDDWVEQTTAIVVHGVVA, from the coding sequence ATGAAACCAGACGCGTCACCGGTTGACAAGACCCCGGGCGCCGGGCGGCCCCGGGATCCACGCATTGACGCTGCCATCTTGCGGGCGACGGCGGATCTCCTTGCGGAGATCGGATATTCGAATCTGACGATCGCCGCGGTGGCCGAGCGGGCGGGCACCACCAAGACCGCGCTGTACCGCCGGTGGTCGAGCAAGGCCGAGCTGGTGCACGAAGCGGCGTTCCCCGCCGCGCCGACCGCGATCGCCACCCCGCCGGGGGATATCGCCGCCGACATCCGCGCCATGCTCACCGCCACCCGCGATGTATTCGCCTCTCCGGTGGTGCGGGCGGCGTTGCCCGGTCTGATCGCCGACATGGTCGCCGACGATGAGCTCAACGTCCGTGTGATGGACCGGTTCACCGGTGTGTTCGCGGCCGTGCGCGACCGGGTGGCCGACGCGGTTCGGCGGGGTGAGGTCTATCCCGATGTCGACCCGGACCGGTTGGTCGAGGTGATCGGCGGGGCGACGCTGCTGCGGATGCTGCTGCGGCCGGGCGAGCCGCTCGGCGACGACTGGGTTGAGCAGACCACCGCCATCGTCGTGCACGGTGTGGTGGCATAG
- a CDS encoding putative aminoglycoside phosphotransferase, giving the protein MANEPAVEDVSRLEHSSRDLSTLPGVMSRWLSTVLPDGAAPEITVESGVDANGMSSETIILTGRWSVDGQPQAQKWVARVAPTTEDVPVFSSYRMDHQFDVIRLVQEKTDVPVPQVRWLENSGDVLGTPFFLMDYVDGRVPPDVMPYTFGGNWFADSPAEQRRELQDATVGVIAKLHSIPEPEAVFGFLDDESDQNALRRNLNWLQDWYQFAVPDIGRSSLVERALDWLEANWPAGAAANDPVLVWGDSRVGNVLYSGYQPAAVLDWEMATLGPREMDAAWMIFAHNVFQELAGLAGLPGLPDFMREEDVKKTYAALTGVELGDLNWFYVYSGVIWACVFMRTSARRVRFGEIEQPDDVESLFYHGALLKRLIGDDS; this is encoded by the coding sequence GTGGCCAACGAACCGGCTGTCGAAGACGTCAGCCGCCTCGAACATTCAAGTCGCGATCTGTCCACCCTGCCCGGTGTGATGTCCCGATGGCTGTCGACCGTCCTGCCGGACGGGGCGGCACCGGAGATCACCGTGGAAAGTGGCGTCGACGCCAATGGGATGTCCTCGGAGACGATCATCCTGACCGGACGATGGTCCGTCGACGGGCAACCGCAGGCCCAGAAATGGGTGGCGCGGGTGGCGCCCACCACCGAGGACGTTCCGGTGTTCTCGTCGTACCGGATGGATCACCAATTCGACGTGATCCGGTTGGTGCAGGAGAAGACCGACGTTCCGGTGCCACAGGTGCGTTGGCTGGAGAACAGCGGCGACGTGCTCGGTACGCCGTTCTTCCTGATGGACTACGTCGACGGCCGGGTGCCGCCCGATGTCATGCCGTACACGTTCGGCGGGAACTGGTTCGCCGACTCCCCCGCCGAACAACGCCGCGAACTGCAGGACGCCACGGTCGGCGTGATCGCCAAACTGCATTCGATTCCCGAACCCGAGGCGGTGTTCGGATTTCTCGACGACGAATCCGATCAGAATGCGTTGCGGCGCAACCTCAACTGGCTCCAGGACTGGTACCAGTTCGCAGTCCCCGACATCGGGCGCTCATCGCTGGTCGAGCGCGCGCTCGACTGGCTGGAGGCCAACTGGCCCGCCGGCGCCGCAGCGAACGATCCCGTCCTGGTCTGGGGCGACTCCCGCGTCGGCAACGTGCTGTACTCCGGCTACCAGCCGGCGGCCGTCCTCGACTGGGAGATGGCCACACTCGGGCCGCGCGAGATGGATGCGGCGTGGATGATATTCGCGCACAACGTCTTCCAGGAGCTGGCCGGCCTTGCTGGATTGCCGGGGCTGCCCGACTTCATGCGCGAGGAGGACGTCAAGAAGACCTATGCGGCGCTGACCGGGGTCGAACTCGGCGACCTGAACTGGTTCTACGTCTACTCCGGCGTGATCTGGGCGTGTGTGTTCATGCGCACCAGCGCGCGGCGAGTGCGGTTCGGCGAGATCGAACAACCCGACGACGTCGAATCGCTGTTCTATCACGGCGCGCTGCTGAAACGACTCATTGGAGATGACTCCTGA
- a CDS encoding DNA-binding domain-containing protein — MTAYAADALPQTCCPTVWLWPGQALYAGPSLKLAPHSGSVWCLAVGIGGPLTVESQHRERVDARSVLIPPRLTHRLTCHGTGLVSCYLEPMSDRAQSCRAKVGEGNGEVGAGHVDEERLQFVPLDDDGASHWLDVAAPAADRRIDPRIMGAANRIREDPAGSVSSRELAVEIGLSESRFLHLFRDELGTTVRRYRLWLRLLDAGRAVADGMNLTDAAMQTGFASPSHLSDRFRSTFGLSASTLLAAGVAVRVPN; from the coding sequence ATGACCGCATACGCGGCTGACGCGCTTCCACAAACCTGCTGTCCGACGGTGTGGTTGTGGCCCGGCCAGGCCCTGTACGCCGGACCGAGCCTCAAGCTCGCGCCGCATTCCGGCTCGGTGTGGTGTCTGGCGGTCGGTATCGGTGGACCGCTCACCGTCGAGAGCCAACACCGCGAGCGCGTCGACGCACGCAGCGTGCTCATCCCGCCGCGGCTCACGCACCGACTGACCTGCCACGGCACCGGTCTGGTGTCGTGCTACCTCGAGCCCATGTCGGACCGCGCCCAGAGTTGTCGCGCGAAGGTCGGCGAAGGCAACGGAGAAGTCGGCGCCGGACACGTCGACGAGGAGCGCCTGCAGTTCGTGCCGCTCGACGACGACGGTGCGTCCCACTGGCTCGACGTGGCCGCACCCGCAGCGGACCGGCGTATCGATCCGCGTATCATGGGCGCTGCCAACCGAATTCGTGAGGATCCGGCCGGATCGGTCTCCTCGCGCGAACTAGCAGTGGAGATAGGTCTTTCGGAGTCGCGGTTCCTTCATCTGTTCCGCGACGAATTGGGCACCACCGTCCGCCGTTACCGGCTGTGGCTGCGGTTACTGGATGCGGGCCGAGCCGTGGCCGACGGCATGAACCTCACCGACGCCGCGATGCAGACCGGTTTCGCCAGCCCCTCGCATCTGTCCGACCGCTTCAGGTCGACGTTCGGACTGTCCGCCTCGACGCTTCTGGCAGCCGGTGTGGCGGTCAGGGTGCCGAACTAG
- the ethA_2 gene encoding putative flavoprotein involved in K+ transport: MSANGREERVDDYSDVLIIGAGISGIGAAYRLQEKNPHTSYKVLERRARIGGTWDLHRYPGIRSDSDIFTLSYPFEPWTRPENVADGPDIREYLVQTARKHDIDEHIRFNTHVLSADWDSSTDTWTVHTEQDGTPKTYRSRFLFFGTGYYNYDEPYRPDFPGLDEFSGGVVHPQHWPESLDYSGKRIVVIGSGATAVSMIPSLTEKAGHVTMLQRSPTYMLSGPRINPIVQALRKVLPGRAGYWGARIYNTIFTVFIYAFAKAAPKLSRRYIRNYAKRNLPKGYPVDKHFKPRYDPWDQRLCAMLDNDFYDAINTGRLDVVTDRIDHIDASGVVLRSGQRIDADVLITATGIQLQALGGVLISIDGEEVKPQDRFVYKEHMLEDVPNLAWCVGYINASWTLRADLTARAFAKLISYMDSHGYTHAYPHLGDKPMAEKPAWNINAGYVQRAGHVLPKSGTHRPWNVRHNYVLDAIDHRLDRIEESMVFGRAPVRVTPVA, translated from the coding sequence ATGAGTGCCAATGGGCGCGAAGAGCGTGTTGACGACTACTCCGATGTGCTGATCATCGGGGCGGGCATCTCGGGGATCGGCGCGGCCTACCGCCTGCAGGAGAAGAACCCGCACACGTCCTACAAGGTGCTGGAGCGGCGGGCACGCATCGGCGGCACCTGGGATCTGCACCGCTATCCAGGCATCCGGTCCGACAGCGACATCTTCACGCTGAGCTACCCGTTCGAGCCGTGGACCCGGCCGGAGAACGTGGCCGACGGACCTGACATCCGCGAGTACCTGGTCCAGACCGCCCGCAAGCACGACATCGACGAACACATCCGGTTCAACACCCACGTGTTGTCGGCCGACTGGGACTCATCCACCGATACGTGGACGGTGCACACCGAACAGGACGGGACACCCAAGACGTACCGGAGTCGCTTCCTGTTCTTCGGCACCGGTTACTACAACTACGACGAGCCCTACCGTCCGGATTTCCCCGGCCTCGATGAGTTCAGCGGCGGCGTCGTGCACCCGCAGCATTGGCCGGAGTCGCTGGACTACAGCGGCAAACGCATCGTGGTCATCGGCAGCGGCGCGACCGCGGTGAGCATGATCCCGTCGCTGACCGAGAAGGCAGGCCACGTGACCATGCTGCAGCGCTCGCCCACCTACATGCTAAGCGGACCGCGGATCAACCCGATCGTGCAGGCGCTGCGCAAAGTGCTGCCCGGCCGGGCGGGTTACTGGGGTGCGCGCATCTACAACACCATCTTCACGGTGTTCATCTATGCTTTCGCCAAGGCGGCGCCCAAGCTCAGCAGGCGCTATATCCGCAACTACGCCAAACGCAATCTGCCCAAGGGCTATCCGGTCGACAAGCACTTCAAGCCGCGTTACGACCCGTGGGACCAACGGTTGTGCGCGATGCTCGACAACGACTTCTACGACGCGATCAACACGGGCCGCCTCGACGTGGTGACCGACCGGATCGACCACATCGATGCGTCCGGCGTCGTGCTGCGGTCCGGACAGCGGATCGACGCCGACGTGCTCATCACCGCGACCGGCATCCAATTGCAGGCGCTGGGCGGGGTTTTGATCAGCATCGACGGTGAGGAGGTCAAACCGCAGGACCGGTTCGTCTACAAGGAGCACATGCTCGAGGACGTGCCCAACCTGGCCTGGTGCGTCGGCTACATCAACGCGTCGTGGACATTGCGCGCCGACCTGACCGCTCGGGCTTTCGCAAAGCTGATCTCCTACATGGACTCTCACGGCTATACGCACGCATACCCGCATCTCGGGGACAAGCCCATGGCGGAAAAGCCCGCCTGGAACATCAACGCCGGCTACGTACAACGTGCGGGACATGTGCTGCCGAAGTCGGGCACGCACCGGCCGTGGAACGTCCGGCACAACTATGTGCTCGACGCGATCGACCACCGCCTCGACCGGATCGAGGAGTCAATGGTGTTCGGCCGCGCGCCGGTGCGGGTGACACCGGTCGCCTGA
- the fgd1_6 gene encoding putative F420-dependent oxidoreductase, MSMEG_2256 family: protein MTALFGPTDAIERAQALRDAGASGVFTFEGPHDVFAPLTLASTVGGLDLMTNVAIAFPRNPIQLAHQAYDHQVLAEGRFTLGLGTQVRTQVEKRYGAAFDRPVARMKEMVAALRAVFTAWETGERLDFRGEYFRHTLMTPTFNPGPNPYGPPPIYLGALGPKLTRATAAVADGLLVMPFGSKRFLHEATMPEVRAGLSESGRSFDDFALVPEIIVSVGTHDADHDAARRLLAFYGSTPAYRPVLDVHGWGELQPELNALSKQGRWQEMGTLIDDEMLHTIAACGTPAEIAAHIRDRVGGVSDRVCLYQPGPIAIDALAEIVDALTG from the coding sequence ATGACAGCGTTGTTCGGTCCAACCGATGCGATCGAGCGGGCGCAAGCACTGCGCGACGCGGGGGCCAGCGGGGTGTTCACCTTCGAAGGACCCCACGACGTGTTCGCGCCGCTCACGTTGGCGTCGACGGTGGGCGGTCTGGACCTGATGACCAACGTCGCCATTGCGTTTCCGCGCAACCCGATTCAGCTCGCCCACCAGGCCTACGACCATCAGGTGCTGGCCGAGGGCCGCTTCACGCTGGGTCTCGGAACGCAGGTGCGCACGCAGGTCGAGAAGCGGTACGGCGCGGCGTTCGATCGCCCGGTCGCCCGCATGAAGGAGATGGTCGCCGCGCTGCGGGCGGTGTTCACCGCATGGGAGACCGGCGAACGTCTCGACTTTCGGGGCGAATACTTCCGGCACACGCTGATGACACCGACGTTCAACCCGGGCCCGAACCCGTATGGCCCTCCGCCGATCTATCTCGGCGCGCTCGGCCCGAAGCTGACCCGCGCCACCGCAGCGGTCGCCGATGGCCTGCTGGTCATGCCGTTCGGCTCGAAGCGATTCCTGCACGAGGCGACGATGCCCGAGGTGCGCGCAGGCCTGTCGGAGTCGGGGCGGTCCTTCGACGACTTCGCGCTGGTGCCCGAGATCATCGTGTCGGTCGGTACGCACGATGCCGACCACGACGCCGCGCGCCGGCTGTTGGCGTTCTACGGCTCCACTCCCGCCTACCGCCCGGTGCTCGACGTGCACGGCTGGGGCGAACTGCAGCCCGAGCTCAACGCGCTGTCCAAACAGGGCCGGTGGCAGGAGATGGGCACCCTGATCGACGACGAGATGCTGCACACCATCGCGGCGTGCGGCACCCCGGCCGAGATCGCCGCCCACATCCGCGACCGCGTCGGCGGGGTGTCCGACCGCGTCTGCCTCTACCAGCCCGGACCCATCGCGATCGATGCGTTGGCCGAGATCGTCGACGCACTGACAGGTTGA